The nucleotide sequence CGGCTTCGCGGTACCGGCGCTTGACGAGATCTTACGGAGGATCTTCACACGGTCTCCTTGGGAAGGCCGGCCGGCGTGGGTGCCTTCCCCGCGGACGACCGGTTCGAGTAGGCCGATGTTGTCGACACGGCATGAGCGCGCGGTGTTGGTGCGGTGAACGAGAGGCAAATCGTCGCCCTCAGCTGTGCCCCACCGCCCGCCGGCGGTCCGGCGGCGGTGCGTCACGCCGTACGCACCGGGCCGGGACTACGGTGGGTGAGACGTGTCCGTACGCCGCACGCCGAACACCGGGAGGGAACCATGGCTCCGCCGCCGCTCCCAGGTGTCCTCGGCAACCTCGCGCCGATCCTCGACCACTGGGGCTATCTCGCCGTCGGCGGTCTGCTGTTCGTGGAGGACTTCGGCGTACCGGTCCCCGGCGAGACGGTACTGATCGCAGCGGCCGTCTACGCCGGCACCGGACAGCTGAACATCGTGGCCGTCGTGCTGATCGCCTTGGTCGCCGCGGTGGCCGGCGACAACGTCGGCTACGCCATCGGGCGCTACGGCGGCCACCGGCTGGTCAACCGCTACGGCAAGTACGTCCTGCTCACTCCGCCCCGGGTGGCCAAGGCCGAGGCGTTCTTCGAGCGGCACGGCGGCAAGATCGTCACCATCGCCCGGTTCGTGGACGGGCTGCGCCAGGCCAACGGCATCATCGCGGGAATGAGCGGGATGTCCTGGCCGAGATTCCTCGCGTTCAACTCGCTCGGCGCCGCCCTGTGGGTCGGTGTCTGGTCGGTGCTCGGGTACTTCGCCGGACAGCACGTGGACACCATCTATCCGGCGATCGAGCGCTACGAGCTGTACTTCCTGGCGGCGCTGGTGGCCGTCGTCGCGTTCTTCGTCGTCCGCCATCTGCGCCGTCGCCGTCGCGACGGGTCGGACGACGAGACGGACGACAAGCCGGACGAGGAGACGGACGGCGAGACGAACGACGAGACGCAGGACAAGACGCAGGACAAGTCCTAGGTCGTGTCCGCCCTGCCGGGGAAGCTCGCGCCCAGCAGCGTGAGCAGCGGTGTCGCCTTGACCGCCGTCTCCTCGAACTCCGCCGCCGGGTCCGAGAGATCGATGATCGCGCCGCCGACCCCGTAACTCAGCCGGTTCCCGTGCAGCACGGCCGTGCGGATGACGATGCTGAGATCGGCGGCCCCGGTGAGGGAGAAGTAGCCGATCGCCCCGGAGTAGACACCGCGCGGCCCGCCTTCGAGACCGTCGATGATCCGCATGGTGCGGATCTTCGGCGCCCCGGTCATCGAGCCGCCCGGGAAGGCGTCCCGTACGGCCGCCACCGCGCCGCTGTCCGGGCGCAGCCGGGCCCGTACCGTGCTGACCAGCTGGTGCGCCGACGCGTACGTCTCCACCTGGAAGACGGGTTCCGCGGTGACGGAGCCGGTCACGGCGTTACGGCCGAGGTCGTTGCGGACCAGGTCGACGATCATCAGGTTCTCCGCGCGGTCCTTCTCGCTGGCCGCGAGATCCGCGACGGCGAGGGCGTCGTCCGCCGCGGTGGCGCCCCGTGGTCTGGTCCCCTTGATCGGGCGTGACTCGGCCGTCCCGTACCGGTCGACCCGCAGGAACCGCTCGGGCGATGTGCTGAGTACGGACACCTCGCCGAATCCCAGGAAGGCACCGAACGGCGCCGGGCTGATCCGCCGCAGTGAACGGTAGAGCTGCCACGGGTCGACGCCGGGCAGCTCCGTCTCGATCATGTTGGTCAAACAGACCTCGTAGGTCTCGCCCGCGCCGATCTCCTGCCGGCAGGTGTCGATGAGCTTGAGGTACATGTCCCGCTCGTGGCGCAGCCGCAGCACCACCTCCCCCCGCCCCGCCGGCACCGGCGGGGCGACGGGTCCCGGCCGCAGTCCGGCGAGGCCGGCGAGCCGTTCGGCGGTCTCCCGCAGCCAGCCGAGCGCGGGGCCCTCGTCCCCGTCCTCGGCGAGGGCCAGCAGATACGTCGCGTTGTCGCCGTGGTCGAGGACGACGGCCCGGTCGGCGAAGACCATGACCGCGTCGGGTTCCGCCGACGGGTGGGCACGGTCCCCGTCGTGGTCGGCCTTCAGCTCGTACCCCAGATAGCCGACCCAGCCGAGCGCGAAGTCGAAGGGCAGCTCGGGCGCGGTCACGCCGGTCGCGCGCAGGTCCTGTTCGAGCCAGTCGAGGAAGCCGCCCGGTACGGTCCGGGTGGCGTGCCGCGATGCGACCGTCACCGTGCCCGCCTGGACATCGGCGGTGGCCACGCGGGCGAGCGGGCCTGTGGCGTCGCCCATCATCGACAGCCGGCCCGGGGCCGGGTGCGCCGGCGTACCGCTGTCCAGCCAGAACGGGTGCCGGCCCGCCCTGAACAGCCGGTCGAAGACCACTTCGGCGTCCCAGCGGGTGGTCAGCCGCTCGGCCACGACCCGCAGCCGCCGGGGCTTCACGTGCTCCACGTGCTCCCCATGCTCCACGTCGGCGGTGGCCGTGGCCGTGGCCGGCCGAGAGCGGCGGGGTGCCGGCACCGCCCGGCGCCGGCCGTGCTGTTCGGTGAGCCGGCGGAAGTTCGCCATCAGCCGCCGGCCGCCCCGCGTGCCTATGGACTCGGGATGGAACTGCACGCCCCACAGCGGCAGGCTCCGGTGCCGCAACGCCATCAGGACGCCGTCGGCGGTGCGCGCCAGCGGCTCAAGGACGGGAGGCAGCGCGTCCACCACGAGCGAGTGGTAGCGGATCACCTCCAGCGGCGAGGGCAGTGCCTCGAAGAGGCCGGTGCCGTCGTGCAGCACCGCCGACGCCCGGCCGTGCCGCGGCTCGGGTGCGCGCACGACCCGCGCTCCGTGGGCGAGCGCCAGTGCCTGGTGGCCGAGGCACACCCCGAGGACCGGGATCCTGGCGTCCTCGACGATCCCGGCGCAGAGACCGATGTCGGCGGGGCTGTGCGGCGTTCCGGGTCCGGGCGACAGGACGACGTTGTCGAAGGCGTCGAGCAGCTCCGGCCGCCAGCCGGGGTCGTCGTTGCGTATCACCTCGGGTGCCACGCCGTTGACCTCGGCCAGCTGGTGGAACAGGTTGTAGGTGAACGAGTCGTAGTTGTCGACGAGAAGCGTACGCATGACCAGGTCCTTAGGGTGCGGACACGACCGGCGGTCCGGCGGGCTCAGTGCGCGGTCCAGCCGCCGTCCAGCGCGAGCGAGGTGCCCGTGACGAACGAGGCGTGGTCGGAACAGAGATAGGCGACGGCCTCGGCCACCTCGGCCGGCTCCATGAGCCGCTTGAGCGCGCTGTCCTGGAGCAGCACATCGGCGACGACCCGGTCCTCGGGGATGCCGTGCGCCGCCGCCTGGTCGGCGATCTGCTTCTCGACCAGCGGGGTGCGCACATAGGCGGGGTTGACGCAGTTGGAGGTGACGCCGTGGGGCGCGCCTTCCAGGGCGGCGGTCTTGGAGAGCCCTTCGAGACCGTGCTTGGCCGCCACGTACGCCGACTTGTACGCCGAGGCGCGCAGTCCGTGCACCGACGAGATGTTGACGATCCGGCCCCAGCCGTTGCCGTACATGTGCGGCAGCGCGCCCCGGATCAGCCGGAACGGCGCCTCCAGCATCACGGTGAGCACCGTGTGGAAGACGTCCGGCGGGTACTCCTCGATGGGCCGCACGAGTTGGATCCCGGCGTTGTTGACGAGGATGTCGGCGCCGGCCGCGGCGCGCTCGGCTGCGTCGAGGTCCGTCAGGTCCAGCACCTCGGGCCGCACCGCGCCGGGCAGTCCCTCGGCGGCGGGGGCCAGGGCTTCGAGTCCTTCGGCGTCCCGGTCCAGGGCGGTCACCGCCGCCCCGGCCGCGGCGAGCCGCAGCGCGCAGGCCCTGCCGATGCCGCTGGCCGCGCCGGTGACGAGCGCGGTGCGGCCGGTGAGGTCGAGCGGGGCCGGAACCGTGGGTCGGGACATCGTCGTACTCCTCGGGCTCAGGGAGTGGGGTCGAACCAGGTGGGAGCGTCGGTGAGGGCCTGTTTGATCCGGAAGAGGCCGAACTCCTCCAGGGCGGGCAGGGCGTCCACGGAGAACCAGCCGACTTCGAGCGACTCCTCGTCGTTGACCCGCGCGTCGCCGCCGACCGCCCGGCAGCGGATGGTGATGTCCATGAACTGGCAGACGTCGCCGTTGGGGTAGGTGATGGGCCGGTGCGCCGCCTGGACGAGTACGACGCGCTCGGCCACACACTCCACGCCGGTCTCTTCGAACACCTCGCGTACGGCGGTCGTCGCCGGCTGCTCCCCCGGTTCCGGGATGCCGCCGATGACGGACCACTCGCCGGTGTCGGCCCGCCGTCCGAGCAGGACGCGTCCCTCGTCGTCGAAGACGATCGCGCTGACCCCCGGCAGCAGCATGAGCTGGTGTCCCGCCGTGGCCCTGATCCGCTGGATGAAGTCTGGAGTTCCCATGCGCCCGACCCTACGAGGCGACACGCCGCCGGGCCGACACGGACCTGCCGACGACCCAGCCGATTGCGGCCACGGCGACGAGCGCCAGCAGCCCCTCGGGGAGGGCGCCGAGCCGGGTGGCCGGGGTCAGCGAGGTGCGCAGCGGCACCTTGGCGACCAGCGCGTCGGGGGTGAACATCTTCGTCTGCGAGACGATCGTGCCGTCGGGCCGGATGATCGCGCTGACCCCGCTGGTGGCGGGCACGACGACGGTCCTGCTGTGCTCGACGGCCCGCACCCGCGACATGGCGAGCTGCTGGTACGTCATCTCGCTGCGGTCGAACGTGGCGTTGTTGCTGGGCACGGCGATCAGCTCGGCGCCCGCCTTGACCGGGTCGCGCACGGCGCCGTCGAACGCGGCCTCGAAGCAGGTGGCGAGCCCCACCTCGGTGCCGGCCAGGTCGAAGAGACCCACCTTGTGCCCGGGGCCGAAGTCCCGGCTGACCTCGTCGACGTGCGAGTTGAACAGCCGTACGACGGAGCGCATCGGGATGTACTCGCCGAAGGGCTGCACATGCCGCTTGTCGTAGGTGGCCCCGGGGCCCTTCACCGGGTCCCACTGGATCAGCCTGTTGTGCAGCGGCCCCGAGTCGGGGGTGACGACGGCGCCGACCACGGTCGGTACGCCGATCGCCTTGACCGCTTCGTCGATGACGATCCTGGCGTCGCCGTCCCGGTACGGGTCGACGTCGGAGGAGTTCTCCGGCCACAGCACGAAGTCGGGCTGCGGCACCTTGCCCGCCTTCACGTCGGCGGCGACCTTGAGGGTCTCCTTGACGTGGTTGTCGAGGACGGCGCGGCGCTGGGAGTTGAAGTCGAGCCCCATGCGGGGCACGTTGCCCTGGATCGCGGCGACGGTCTTCGTACCGTCCTCGGCCGCGTCGCTCACGAGCGGCAGCGCGGCGAGCGCGCCGGCGATCGGGACGAGGACGGTGAGCGCCGCGGCCGTCACCGCCGACCGGGACACCTGGTGCGTCCGGCGGTACGCGACGACCTGGCGCACCGCCTCGTACAGGCCGAAGCCGCACAGGGCGACGGCGAAGCCGAGCACCGGGGTGCCGCCGACGGCCGCGAGCGGCACGAAGACACTGTCGGCCTGGCCGAAGGCGATCTTGCCCCAGGGGAAGCCGCCGAACGGCACCCGGGCCCGGGCGCCCTCGCCGAGGATCCACACGGCGGCCGACCAGACCGGCCACACCGGGAGCCGGGACACGGCCGCCATGCCCATGCCCACGAAGCCGATGAAGACGGACTCGGCGGCGGCCAGGGCCAGCCAGGGGAACGAGCCGACCTCGCCGCCCGTCCAGATCAGCAGCGGCAGCATGAAGCCGAGCCCGGCGAGATAGCCGAGACCGAACCCGGCGCGCAGCCGGCGGCCGTAGAGCGTCCAGGCGAGCAGCGCGAAGGCGGGCAGCGCCAGCCACCACAGGGGGCGCGGCGGGAAGCTGAGGTAGAGCAGGACACCGGAGACCACGGCGGCGGCCGGTCTGACCAGCCTGGACCCACGGGTGGGGGCGGGGTCCTGCGCAGAGGTGTCGACGGATGTCATGGTGGCGCTCACCTGGCGGAGTCTACGGTGAGCCGCTGTGCGTCCGGCACCGCCGTGTGATGTGAGAGACAACGTTCCTCCGCAAGTCGCGCACAGATCCGTGTCCTTGCGGTTACCGTGTGCGCCAGTCCCTGCCACCTGGCCGGATCCGGCTGCCGTGGGACGGGACCCGCCACAGGTGGGGGGCGACGGGCATGGCTGTACCGGTGGAACGGCCGGTGGTGCGGGAGCGGGGCAGTGCGCCCGACGTGGTCGGGGCCGTGGTGCTCGGCTGCTGCGCCGTGTGGGCGCTGATCAGCGCCGCGGGCACGGAAGGCAGACCCGAGGGGGTGCTGCTGGCTGTGCTCGCCGTCACGGCGGGCTATGCCTGCGGCCGGATCAGCGGCTCGCTGGTGCCGGTGGCGGCGGCGACCACGGTGTCGCTGGCCGCGCTCGGTGCGGCGATCGTGTCGAGTCACGACGCGGCGAGCGCGACGGTGGCGGTGGCGACCCCGCAGGGCGACGGCGGCGCGGTGGCCGCGCTGCTCGCGCTGTCGGCCGGCGCCGCCTGTTGTGCCGCGTCAGCGGTGCGGCCCGTACGGATCAGGCTCGCCCTGCGGCTGGTCGGGCTGCTCGCCGCGGCCACCGGGGTGCTGCTGGGCTCGGCCGCCGGGTTCTTCACGGCGCTTGCCGTGGTGCTGTGTTCGCTCGCCGCCGAGCATGTGCGCCGCCGGCTGGTCGGGCTCGCCGGGCTGGCGCTGGCCACCGGTCTGGTGGTGGGCGGCTCGTGGGCGGTGGCCGAGCAGGTGCTGCCCACGGGACTCTCGGTCTCGCTGGAGGGTCAGCTGACCCAGAACCGGGTGCTGCTGTGGCGGGACGCCGTCGACATCGCCGGGGACCATCCGCTGCTGGGGGTGGGCCCCGACCGGTTCGGTGAACTCAGCCCGACGGCCGCCCAGTCGCTGGACACGGACGGGAAGACCCACTCGGCGCCGCTCCAGCAGGCCGCCGAGGAGGGCGTGGTGGGGGTGGTGCTGCTGGCGGCGGCGTACGGCTGGCTGCTGTACGGCCTCGGCCGCTCGCCGTGCGCCAACCCGGTCGTCCTGACGGCGGGGGCGTCGCTGACGGCGCTGGCCGCGCTGGCGAGCGTGGGGAACGCGCTGAGCTTCACCTCGGTGACGGTGACGGCGGGGCTGCTCGCCGGGCTGGCGACGGCGCGCCCGGCGACGACCGTGCCGGTCGCTGTCGCGGCCCGCCCCGAGCCTGCCGGGAGGGGTCCGGGTGCCCCGGTCGGGTGACGCGTTACTCCGTCCGAGTCAGCGCGCCCCATGCCTTTTTGACCGTTATGTTCGCTATGCCGTCTTGCTCAGTGTCGACGGGCGCAGCCGGTCACGGATGATCCGTACGGCCGCCTCGGCGTCGTCGACTGTGACGGTGAACACTCTGCCGTCGCCCAGCTTCAGTACGAGCCCCTCGCCTCTGCGCACCACCACGGCCGTGCCCATCTCGGGCCGCCAGCGGTAGCCCCAGCCGCCCCACTGCCGGGGGTTGACGCGGGGGTCGAAGTCCGCGCCGACGACCTGGGCGAGCGGGATACGGCGGCGCGGCAGGCCCATGTGCCCGCAGCGGACCTCCAGGCAGTCGCCGTCGACCTTGACGGCCACATGGACGAAGGCCAGCGTCCCGAAGAGCATCAGCAGTCCGGCGGCGACACAGCCGATCACCGACATCAGCAAGGCGAGGAAACCGGAGGTCCAGTTGGAGTCCACGGCCAGCTCGACACCGAGCGCGATGCACGCGGCGCCGCCCGCCGCCAGCACCCACTGCGCGCGATTGGTGGCTCGGCCGGACCAGATCTCGGGCAGGGGCCGCGCGGCGTGACCCTCGTGCCGTGAATGCTCCCTCATGGCAAGCAGAGTACCCACGTTCGGCGTGGGCGGGAGACGTACCGGAGTGTGTGGTCAGTACACCTGGGTGACGGCGGCGAGCAGCTGTCCCTCGGGATAGCCGAGCGCCTCGTCGGAGAGGGCGGCCTCCCGGCCGCCGAGCAGCACGGTGAGCCGGCCGGTCGGCTCGGCGCCGGGGGCGGGCTGCTCACCGATACGCCGCAGGGCGTGTGCGGCGACCGCGTCGGCCGAGCCGTACAGCGCGACCGGCGCCGCTGAAGTGGACCGGCCCGGGGCGTCGGTGACCGCCGTACGGATCCGTTCGGCGAGGAGTTCGTAGTGGGTGCAGCCGAGCACGACGGCGCTCACGTCGTCGGGGGTACGGTCAGCGGCGGCGGCCACCGCCGCCTCGACGGCGGCTTCGTCGGCGTGCTCCACCGCGTCGGCGAGCCCGGGGCACGGCACCTCGGTGACGGCGACGGACGGGGCGAAGTCACGGATCAGGGCGCGCTGGTAGGCGCTCCCCGTGGTGGCGGGGGTGGCCCAGATCGCGACGGGGCCGCCGGCGGCAGCGGCGGGCTTGATCGCCGGGACCGTACCGATGACGGGCAGCCGCGGTTCCAGCTCGGCGCGCAGCGCGGGCAGCGCGTGCACGGACGCGGTGTTGCACGCGACGATCAGGGCGTCCGGCTCGTGGGCGGCGGCCGCGCGGGCGACGGCGAGCGCGCACGCGGTGACGTCCTGCGGGGTGCGCGGGCCCCAGGGCATCGTGCCGGGGTCGGACGACAGCACCAGATCGGCGTCGGGCCGCAGCCTGCGTACCGCGGCGGCGGCCGCGAGCAGACCGATGCCGGAGTCCATGAGTGCGATCTTCACTCGGTCACCATAGTCGACCGTGCTTGCGATCCTGGCGGTGTGCGGCAGACTGCCGCGAATGAGCGTCGTTGGCTGGATCTCGGTGTGTTCACTGGTCGTGTGGGGCTGGCTGTTGCTGGGTCAGGGGTTCTTCTGGCGCACCGATCAGCGGCTGCCGGCGCGCGGCCCGGCAGGCGGTGACGGCGGCGGGGCGGCTGACGACCCGTCGTCGTGGCCGTCGGTCGCCGTGGTGGTGCCCGCGCGCGACGAGGCCGAGGTGCTGCCGCTGAGCCTGCCGTCCCTGCTGGCGCAGGTCTATCCCGGACGGGCGGAGATCTTCCTCGTGGACGACGGCAGTACGGACGGCACGGGCGCGCTCGCGCGCGAACTGGCCGGCCGGTACGGCGGTCTGCCGCTGACGGTGACCTCGCCCGGCGAGCCGGAGCCCGGCTGGACGGGAAAGCTGTGGGCGGTACGGCACGGCATGGCGCTGGCCCGCGCCGGCCAACCGGAGTTCCTGCTGCTGACGGACGCCGACATCGCGCACGAGCCGGACAGTCTGCGGGAGCTGGTCACAGCCGCCCGCGCGCAGGACCTCGACATGGTCTCGCAGATGGCACGGCTGCGGGTGGCGAGCGTCTGGGAGCGGCTCGTGGTGCCCGCGTTCGTCTACTTCTTCTCACAGCTCTACCCCTTCCGCCGGGTCAACAGACCCCGTGCGAGGACGGCTGCGGCGGCCGGCGGC is from Streptomyces sp. NBC_00370 and encodes:
- a CDS encoding DedA family protein; translation: MAPPPLPGVLGNLAPILDHWGYLAVGGLLFVEDFGVPVPGETVLIAAAVYAGTGQLNIVAVVLIALVAAVAGDNVGYAIGRYGGHRLVNRYGKYVLLTPPRVAKAEAFFERHGGKIVTIARFVDGLRQANGIIAGMSGMSWPRFLAFNSLGAALWVGVWSVLGYFAGQHVDTIYPAIERYELYFLAALVAVVAFFVVRHLRRRRRDGSDDETDDKPDEETDGETNDETQDKTQDKS
- the pabB gene encoding aminodeoxychorismate synthase component I, with translation MRTLLVDNYDSFTYNLFHQLAEVNGVAPEVIRNDDPGWRPELLDAFDNVVLSPGPGTPHSPADIGLCAGIVEDARIPVLGVCLGHQALALAHGARVVRAPEPRHGRASAVLHDGTGLFEALPSPLEVIRYHSLVVDALPPVLEPLARTADGVLMALRHRSLPLWGVQFHPESIGTRGGRRLMANFRRLTEQHGRRRAVPAPRRSRPATATATADVEHGEHVEHVKPRRLRVVAERLTTRWDAEVVFDRLFRAGRHPFWLDSGTPAHPAPGRLSMMGDATGPLARVATADVQAGTVTVASRHATRTVPGGFLDWLEQDLRATGVTAPELPFDFALGWVGYLGYELKADHDGDRAHPSAEPDAVMVFADRAVVLDHGDNATYLLALAEDGDEGPALGWLRETAERLAGLAGLRPGPVAPPVPAGRGEVVLRLRHERDMYLKLIDTCRQEIGAGETYEVCLTNMIETELPGVDPWQLYRSLRRISPAPFGAFLGFGEVSVLSTSPERFLRVDRYGTAESRPIKGTRPRGATAADDALAVADLAASEKDRAENLMIVDLVRNDLGRNAVTGSVTAEPVFQVETYASAHQLVSTVRARLRPDSGAVAAVRDAFPGGSMTGAPKIRTMRIIDGLEGGPRGVYSGAIGYFSLTGAADLSIVIRTAVLHGNRLSYGVGGAIIDLSDPAAEFEETAVKATPLLTLLGASFPGRADTT
- a CDS encoding 3-hydroxybutyrate dehydrogenase; protein product: MSRPTVPAPLDLTGRTALVTGAASGIGRACALRLAAAGAAVTALDRDAEGLEALAPAAEGLPGAVRPEVLDLTDLDAAERAAAGADILVNNAGIQLVRPIEEYPPDVFHTVLTVMLEAPFRLIRGALPHMYGNGWGRIVNISSVHGLRASAYKSAYVAAKHGLEGLSKTAALEGAPHGVTSNCVNPAYVRTPLVEKQIADQAAAHGIPEDRVVADVLLQDSALKRLMEPAEVAEAVAYLCSDHASFVTGTSLALDGGWTAH
- a CDS encoding NUDIX hydrolase, which translates into the protein MGTPDFIQRIRATAGHQLMLLPGVSAIVFDDEGRVLLGRRADTGEWSVIGGIPEPGEQPATTAVREVFEETGVECVAERVVLVQAAHRPITYPNGDVCQFMDITIRCRAVGGDARVNDEESLEVGWFSVDALPALEEFGLFRIKQALTDAPTWFDPTP
- the lnt gene encoding apolipoprotein N-acyltransferase codes for the protein MSATMTSVDTSAQDPAPTRGSRLVRPAAAVVSGVLLYLSFPPRPLWWLALPAFALLAWTLYGRRLRAGFGLGYLAGLGFMLPLLIWTGGEVGSFPWLALAAAESVFIGFVGMGMAAVSRLPVWPVWSAAVWILGEGARARVPFGGFPWGKIAFGQADSVFVPLAAVGGTPVLGFAVALCGFGLYEAVRQVVAYRRTHQVSRSAVTAAALTVLVPIAGALAALPLVSDAAEDGTKTVAAIQGNVPRMGLDFNSQRRAVLDNHVKETLKVAADVKAGKVPQPDFVLWPENSSDVDPYRDGDARIVIDEAVKAIGVPTVVGAVVTPDSGPLHNRLIQWDPVKGPGATYDKRHVQPFGEYIPMRSVVRLFNSHVDEVSRDFGPGHKVGLFDLAGTEVGLATCFEAAFDGAVRDPVKAGAELIAVPSNNATFDRSEMTYQQLAMSRVRAVEHSRTVVVPATSGVSAIIRPDGTIVSQTKMFTPDALVAKVPLRTSLTPATRLGALPEGLLALVAVAAIGWVVGRSVSARRRVAS
- a CDS encoding O-antigen ligase family protein, which gives rise to MAVPVERPVVRERGSAPDVVGAVVLGCCAVWALISAAGTEGRPEGVLLAVLAVTAGYACGRISGSLVPVAAATTVSLAALGAAIVSSHDAASATVAVATPQGDGGAVAALLALSAGAACCAASAVRPVRIRLALRLVGLLAAATGVLLGSAAGFFTALAVVLCSLAAEHVRRRLVGLAGLALATGLVVGGSWAVAEQVLPTGLSVSLEGQLTQNRVLLWRDAVDIAGDHPLLGVGPDRFGELSPTAAQSLDTDGKTHSAPLQQAAEEGVVGVVLLAAAYGWLLYGLGRSPCANPVVLTAGASLTALAALASVGNALSFTSVTVTAGLLAGLATARPATTVPVAVAARPEPAGRGPGAPVG
- a CDS encoding glutamate racemase, with protein sequence MKIALMDSGIGLLAAAAAVRRLRPDADLVLSSDPGTMPWGPRTPQDVTACALAVARAAAAHEPDALIVACNTASVHALPALRAELEPRLPVIGTVPAIKPAAAAGGPVAIWATPATTGSAYQRALIRDFAPSVAVTEVPCPGLADAVEHADEAAVEAAVAAAADRTPDDVSAVVLGCTHYELLAERIRTAVTDAPGRSTSAAPVALYGSADAVAAHALRRIGEQPAPGAEPTGRLTVLLGGREAALSDEALGYPEGQLLAAVTQVY
- a CDS encoding glycosyltransferase; the encoded protein is MSVVGWISVCSLVVWGWLLLGQGFFWRTDQRLPARGPAGGDGGGAADDPSSWPSVAVVVPARDEAEVLPLSLPSLLAQVYPGRAEIFLVDDGSTDGTGALARELAGRYGGLPLTVTSPGEPEPGWTGKLWAVRHGMALARAGQPEFLLLTDADIAHEPDSLRELVTAARAQDLDMVSQMARLRVASVWERLVVPAFVYFFSQLYPFRRVNRPRARTAAAAGGCVLLRTAAAERARVPESIHEAVIDDVSLARAVQNSGGRIWLGLADRVDSVRPYPHLSDLWRMVSRSAYAQLRHNPLVLIGTVAGLALIYLAPPVAVGFGVFGGDAPAGWFGLAAWAVMTGTYLPMLRYYRQPLWPAPLLPVTALLYLLMTVDSAVQHYRGRGAAWKGRTYARPTGVPAPDAAQDS